The DNA region GTCGCCAAAGGCAGTTCGGTAACTTCCAGGGCTGTGTATGTTCGCGCTTCCGCTGCAGGTACGCCGGCTAATCTGTCGGGAGTTGTAACACTGACTACTGCGGGGGGCGAAACCAAAAAAGTAGCCGTAAGAGGTGTGATATATGCGATGCCGACGGTCGATCCCATATCAGATCTGATTTTTACGAATGGTGATCTTAGTACGCCGATAAATTTTACAGGTACCGGCAACACTTTTTATTGGACAAATGATAGGCCGGGAATTGGCCTTGCCGTAAGCGGGAGCGATAACATAGCTCCTTTTACAGCGGTAAACACCGGATCGAGCCCTGTGATTGCGCATATAAGTGCCACATCCCGGAAGGCTAATATTGCTTATGTTCCTGATTACGGCTCGAACACCGTGTTGGCAGTTAATACGGTAACCAATAAAATTATTAGTACGATACCTGTAGGTGCCAACCCGGGTTTTGTTGAGGTAAGCCCGGATGGGAAAAAAGTTTACGTCGCAAATGTTTCGGGCGCAAGTCTTTCCATTATCAATACGCAAACCAATCAGGCCAAGGATATATCGATTTTTGACAATCCCACGGCTTTGATATTCAGCAAGGACGGAACAAGGGCTTACATTGCCGGTGAAACCGGTGAATGTACTGTGATAGATGTTGCAAATGATGCTGTATTAACAGCGCTTACATTCCCTTCGGGCGGTGCCGGAATCGCTTTAAGCGATGATGGAAAATGGATTTATGCTACTAATACTGCTAATGATGATATTCGGGTTTATGATACGGGTAACAACGCCGAAAGCATTAATATTCCGGCCCGGGGGGCGCACTATGCTGCTACAAGCCCGGACGGAAAGAAGATATACTTTACCGGAAGCTATGCTAATACAGTTTACGTGATAGATGTTGCTACCAACACCCTTTCTGCAACGATCGATCTCGCAGCCGATGCCGAAGGAATTGCCATAAGCCCTGATGGCAGCCGGATTTATGTTACCAATCAATCTGGCGGGACCGTTACAGTGATCAACGCCATCGACAACTCGGTTATGACTACATTGCCTGTCGGGAAATCTCCCAGAGGAATAGCCATTACACCCGACGGAAAATATGTTTATGTTGCCAATGCCGATTCCGGTACATTGTCGGTCATCAATACATCGGATTATACAGTAGCTGTAACTATACCCTGCGGCATATTCCCTTATGCTATAGGTAATTTCATAACGCCCGGCGAAAATACCTGCTTAAGTAACCCAACTGATTTTAAGATCACGGTTAACCCTTCGCCTACCGCTATTACACCTGGCGCTGTTGGTGGCCTTATCACCACTTGTATAGGTGCCCCGTCAACAAGTTTTCAGCAATTTACTGTATCAGGTAATAATTTATCAGGTAACATAAAAGCTACATCTCCGGCAGGGTTAGAGATCTCGTTCAGCAAAACTACTGGTTTTGCCGATGTTTTAGATATCACACCAACCGGTGGAGCTGTAACCAATAAAGTAATTTACGTTCGCGCTAAAGCATCGGGTACTCCGGCTAACCTTTCAGGTAATGTAGTTTTAAGCACCGCCGGCGCGGCAAGTAAGACCGTGGCAGTAAAAGGTGTGGTCAACGACTTGCCCACCGCAGATGCTGCCGACAACCCCGTGTATAATAACGGTGAGATAACAGCCGATATTAAATTTACCGGCACCGCTAACACCTACACCTGGACCAATGATAACCCCTCCATCGGGCTCGCCGCGAGTGGCACCGGCGATATTCCATCCTTTACCGCAGTAAATACGGGTGTCCCACCGGTGAAGGCCAATATAACGGTTACACCTTCGTCTGATGGATATTTATATCTTACCGGAGTTAATAATATGATCCTGGTTAATGCTGATAATAATAAACAAACAGGAACTATAAATACCGGAGGGCAATCCGTTGGTGTAGCTGTAAGCGCCGATGGTACCCTGGTTGCTGTTACTGATATCGCAGCGAATGCAGTTAAATTTATTAATACAACTACCCATAAGGTAGTATCAACTGTTAATAATATTTCGGTTCCCATAGGGATCTGTTTTAGCCCGGATGGAAAAAAGGTGTATGTAGTCAACGAAAACGCTTTTACTGTTACTGTTATCGACGTAGCTACGGCCACGGCCGAGCCGCCTTTTTATGTAGGGTGGGGTCCTTATGGAATAGCAGCGAGCCCCGATGGTTTGGCTGTTTACGTGGGATGTACAGGGGAAAATGCGGTAATTGCCGTTGATGCCAAAACTCATCAAATAACACCCATCAAGGTGAATTTTGGTCCTACTGGTGTTGCGGTGAGCCCGGATAATAGCCGTGTATATGCTACCAGTGCGCAATACAACGGTTTGCTTAAAGTGATAGATGTGAAATCAAAGTTGGTAATAGCCAATATCCCAATCGGTGACGTATCCACCGGCGTTTGCGTTAGTCCGGATGGTAAAAGGGTGTATATTTCCAATATGCTTAGCAACAACGTAATGGTGATAGATGCTGAAATCAATAAAGTGATAGCTACGATACCTGTGGGCAACCGCCCTTCTGGTGTATCCATAACTCCCGACGGGAAGTATGTATATGTGGCTAATGAAGGCTCGAACAATGTAAGTGTTATCAGCACCGCTACTAATTCAGTAAGCAACATCAGCGTTACAGGGCAGTTAACTAAAAGTTTTGGAAACTTTTTTGTACCCGGCACAGGATGTACCGGTACGCCGGCTAAATTTACTATAACGGTAAACGGGGTTTCGGTTATTACAGCCAGCGGTGTAACGGGCACCATCTCAGCATGCATCGGTTCATCATCAACAAATACACAACATTTCAACGTCTCCGGCAGTAACCTATCAGACGATATCACGGTTACTGCCCCTGCTAAATTCGAAGTATCACTTAGCGAAAACACCGGCTTTGCAAGTTCTGTAATTATCGCGCAAACCGGTGGTACGGTAGCCGGTCAGGTAGTTTATGTCCGTTCGGCAGCATCAGCTACTGCGGGTAATATTTTGGGCGATGTGGTACTCAGTTCCGCTGGGCTAACGGATAAAAAAGTTACCGTGAGCGGGTTAATTCATGCCTTGCCCGTCGCTAATCAAATAGGCGATCAAAATTTTGACAACGGCGCAACTACTACTGCTGTACATTTTACAGGTACGGCAACTACCTACATATGGACAAGTGATAATCCTTCTATCGGTTTGCCCGCCGGCGGAAGCGGCGATATGCCTTCGTTTACACCCGTTAATAATAGTCAGGCTGTAGTTACCGCAACTATAACCGTGGCACCTTCGGATGCTTCATGTGAGGGTAATTCCATGACCTTCAAAATCAATGTCAATCCAACTATTCCGACTTTAACAAGCAGCCCTGTAACCGGTAATATTACCGCTTGTCAGGGTTCGCCATCAACCAGTCCAAATATCCAGCATTTTACTGTTGCAGGTACTAACCTAACCGGCGACGTTCAAATAACAGCGCCTGCAAATTTTGAAGTATCGTTTAATCTAAACACTGGATATGCCGGCACATTAACACTTACGCAAATCGCGGGAAAAGTTAACAGTACTGACATTTACATTAGATCAACTGCCACAGCGCCCGTGGGCTATATTTCGGGTGACATCATGTTATTATCTGCCGGGATCGCTAATCAAAATATCCCTGTAAGCGGCGTGGTAGAAGCCCAGCCGTTCGTCGACGCGCTGTCTACCCAAACTTTTACCGATGGAGATAACACAACGCTAATACATTTTACGGGCAACGCTGCAACATACGCATGGACAAATGACAATTCCGCTATTGGCCTGCCTTCTGCTGGCAGCGGCGATATACCGTCGTTTGTCGCTGTCAATAACGGATTAACTGTACTTACAGCTACTGTTACCGTTATACCATCAAGTACATCATGCACCGGCAATTCCATTACCTTCAAAATTAACGTCAATCCAACCATCCCGGCATTAACAAGCAGCTCTGTAACCGGCACCATCACAGCATGCCAGGGATTGCCGTCAGCCAGTCCAAATATTCAGCAGTTTACTGTTGCAGGGACTAACCTGAGCGGCGATGTTCAAATAAAAGCGACTGGAAACTTTGAAGTGTCATTCAATCCCCAAGCAGGATATGCCAGCACATTGATCCTTACACAAACCTCCGGTGGGGTTAATAATACTAATATTTATGTCAGATCAGCCTCCACAGCTCCCGTGGGGCATATTTTAGGTGATATTATATTATCCTCTGCGGAGGTTACGGATCAAAAGGTACCCGTCGGCGGCGAGGTAACCGCCCTGCCCACCGTCAACGCGCTATCCTCCCGAACTTTTGATAACGGGGTCACTACTATACCCATAAACTTCACTGGTACAGCAAACACCTATATGTGGACAAACGATAATCCAGCTATTGGGTTACCTTCCGGAGGAAGCGGCGATATACCATCGTTTACAGCTATCAATAACGGACAAACTGCACTTGCCGCAACCATAACCGTTGTGCCATCGGATGTAACATGCGTCGGTAATTCCATCACTTTTAAAATTTATATTAACCCAACCCCGCCTTCTTTAACGGTAGGGGCGACAAGTGGTAGTATAACAGCATGTCTGGGTGTATCATCTGTCAGCCCGGATATTCAGCAGTTTTCAGTGACCGGCAGCGGTCTTGCAAGCTCAGTTCAGATAACAGCACCTGCAAATTTTGAAATCTCGGTTAGCCAGAGCGTAGGGTATACCAATACGCTTACGCTTGCTCAAACAGCAGGAAAAGTAAACAGTACCAACATTTACGTCCGTTCGTCGGCTTCGGCTCCGGTAGGTAATAATTCGGGGAGTGTTACGATATCATCGGCAGGGGCGCCCGGTAAAACAGTTAATGTATCTGGCACAATTAAGGCGTTGCCAACAGTCAATCCGGTATTACCTTTAATCTTCAACAACGGCTCGGTTACAACAGCTATAAACTTTGATGGCCCGGCTACTGCTCTTTATACATGGACCAATGACACGCCGGGCATAGGCTTACAAGCCGGTGGCACAGGTGATATACCACCTTTCACGGCCATCAACAATACAACAAATCCAATTACGGCTACTATAACAGTGGTGCCATCAAACGGTTCATGTACCGGAAGCCCGGTTGTTCTTAAAATTACTGTTAATCCTACCCTGGTGCCGGTTATTACATTTACAGGCAACCTGTCGCCTCTTAATACCACTTATGGTTCAGCATCTGCTTCAGGCAGTTTCAGTATATTGGGGAATAATCTTTTATCGGGTGTAATAATTACTCCACCGGCAGGTTTTGAAGTGAGTGCCGATGGCGTCAATTTTCAAAATACGGTTACTATAGGTGGTTCCGGTACACTTACCGCTACCCCCGTTTATATCAGACTGGCGAAAACCACTTTCGCCGGCAATTATGCGGGGAATATCGCACTAAATACCAGTGGTGCGGTGAACAATTTGTCCATGCCAAACAGTATTGTTACCCCAGCCCCAATAATCGTTACTGCAGATAACAAAACCCGCGCTTTACATTCGGAAAATCCTTTGCTCACTATCACGTACAATGGTTTTGTAAATAACGAAAATGAATCGAATCTTGTGAAGAAACCAGAGGTAGGGACAATGGCGACGCCGGCATCGGTCGCTGGGGAATACGCCATTTCCTTTACAGGTGGCGCGGAATCGCCTAATTATAGTTTTACCTATATCACGGGAATACTCACCATAACACCGTCAGGAGTGATTGTCTTTAATACCTTTACACCCAATGGCGATGGCATGAATGATACATGGGCAATAAAGTATATTGAATATTATCCAAATTGTACCGTGAACGTATTCAACCGCTGGGGAGCAAAGGTGTTTTCGTCCAGGGGGTATGGCCAACAGTGGGATGGCCGGTTAAGCGGGAATCCAGTACCTACGGGTACCTACTATTATGTTATCAATCTGAAAGACGGCTCGCCACCCAAATCTGGCTGGATAGCTATTGCCAGATGAAATCCGGTTGACGGAACTCGTTTTCCATTTTGAGCCCGATGACAACATGGAAGAGATTGACGAGCGTTGTTTTTAAGCCGGGTAATTATAAATAGGTCTTAATGTTACCGGTGATCACCTAAGTATATTACTATCGACAACAGCTATAAAACCGGTTTACAAATGGTGTAAACGCTATGTGCAGTCATATACAATTTAGTACCATTATTTCACTCTTGTTGTTTCTTTAAAAACATACCTATAATTTGGTTCTGTAATCTAAATATCAGTCACTTTTAATATCGGCATCGATAAAGGGTTAGTACGTATTAATCCGCTCTGTTACTTGCCGCATACCTGGCTGATATAACCGATTTTAATTAAGTGAAATAAATTTTAAACCAATTATGATTGAACAGGGCTCTTACCTAAAATCGAAAATTTATGATTTAATGAACCTGATGATTAACGATGAAAGCGGGTTGTTTGAGGTAGTTGATTTGGATGGTTACATTGATAAGCTTATTGAAAAAGCATGTATCATAACTATTATGGCACAGGATGCTTTACAGGGTTTTTTGGCCTATTATGCCAACGACTATGAAAATAAAGTTGGGTTTATCTCCATGCTGATCATTGATCCTTCAACAAAACGGATGGGGTATGGCCGAAGGCTTGTTGAATTTGCATTAAAAGATTTAACAATGAAGGGATTTAAAAAGTGCCGCACCGAAGTAAATACAGAAAACATAAAAGCTATAAATATTTGTAAAAGGTTAGGCTTTACTTATGTGGGCAGCAATAATATATACATGGTGTTTGA from Mucilaginibacter sp. SJ includes:
- a CDS encoding GNAT family N-acetyltransferase, whose amino-acid sequence is MIEQGSYLKSKIYDLMNLMINDESGLFEVVDLDGYIDKLIEKACIITIMAQDALQGFLAYYANDYENKVGFISMLIIDPSTKRMGYGRRLVEFALKDLTMKGFKKCRTEVNTENIKAINICKRLGFTYVGSNNIYMVFEKQL
- a CDS encoding T9SS type B sorting domain-containing protein is translated as MTVTFFAESNYSRASNATSDNDAENGTFLLSPFTGPNNKKVFRTTLKTETTRYVKKVKPTAAAPDIDVNAAVGVISACVGSPSVSTQQFTVSGSNLTDNITVIAPAGFEVSVNPAGGFTNTFFIVAKGSSVTSRAVYVRASAAGTPANLSGVVTLTTAGGETKKVAVRGVIYAMPTVDPISDLIFTNGDLSTPINFTGTGNTFYWTNDRPGIGLAVSGSDNIAPFTAVNTGSSPVIAHISATSRKANIAYVPDYGSNTVLAVNTVTNKIISTIPVGANPGFVEVSPDGKKVYVANVSGASLSIINTQTNQAKDISIFDNPTALIFSKDGTRAYIAGETGECTVIDVANDAVLTALTFPSGGAGIALSDDGKWIYATNTANDDIRVYDTGNNAESINIPARGAHYAATSPDGKKIYFTGSYANTVYVIDVATNTLSATIDLAADAEGIAISPDGSRIYVTNQSGGTVTVINAIDNSVMTTLPVGKSPRGIAITPDGKYVYVANADSGTLSVINTSDYTVAVTIPCGIFPYAIGNFITPGENTCLSNPTDFKITVNPSPTAITPGAVGGLITTCIGAPSTSFQQFTVSGNNLSGNIKATSPAGLEISFSKTTGFADVLDITPTGGAVTNKVIYVRAKASGTPANLSGNVVLSTAGAASKTVAVKGVVNDLPTADAADNPVYNNGEITADIKFTGTANTYTWTNDNPSIGLAASGTGDIPSFTAVNTGVPPVKANITVTPSSDGYLYLTGVNNMILVNADNNKQTGTINTGGQSVGVAVSADGTLVAVTDIAANAVKFINTTTHKVVSTVNNISVPIGICFSPDGKKVYVVNENAFTVTVIDVATATAEPPFYVGWGPYGIAASPDGLAVYVGCTGENAVIAVDAKTHQITPIKVNFGPTGVAVSPDNSRVYATSAQYNGLLKVIDVKSKLVIANIPIGDVSTGVCVSPDGKRVYISNMLSNNVMVIDAEINKVIATIPVGNRPSGVSITPDGKYVYVANEGSNNVSVISTATNSVSNISVTGQLTKSFGNFFVPGTGCTGTPAKFTITVNGVSVITASGVTGTISACIGSSSTNTQHFNVSGSNLSDDITVTAPAKFEVSLSENTGFASSVIIAQTGGTVAGQVVYVRSAASATAGNILGDVVLSSAGLTDKKVTVSGLIHALPVANQIGDQNFDNGATTTAVHFTGTATTYIWTSDNPSIGLPAGGSGDMPSFTPVNNSQAVVTATITVAPSDASCEGNSMTFKINVNPTIPTLTSSPVTGNITACQGSPSTSPNIQHFTVAGTNLTGDVQITAPANFEVSFNLNTGYAGTLTLTQIAGKVNSTDIYIRSTATAPVGYISGDIMLLSAGIANQNIPVSGVVEAQPFVDALSTQTFTDGDNTTLIHFTGNAATYAWTNDNSAIGLPSAGSGDIPSFVAVNNGLTVLTATVTVIPSSTSCTGNSITFKINVNPTIPALTSSSVTGTITACQGLPSASPNIQQFTVAGTNLSGDVQIKATGNFEVSFNPQAGYASTLILTQTSGGVNNTNIYVRSASTAPVGHILGDIILSSAEVTDQKVPVGGEVTALPTVNALSSRTFDNGVTTIPINFTGTANTYMWTNDNPAIGLPSGGSGDIPSFTAINNGQTALAATITVVPSDVTCVGNSITFKIYINPTPPSLTVGATSGSITACLGVSSVSPDIQQFSVTGSGLASSVQITAPANFEISVSQSVGYTNTLTLAQTAGKVNSTNIYVRSSASAPVGNNSGSVTISSAGAPGKTVNVSGTIKALPTVNPVLPLIFNNGSVTTAINFDGPATALYTWTNDTPGIGLQAGGTGDIPPFTAINNTTNPITATITVVPSNGSCTGSPVVLKITVNPTLVPVITFTGNLSPLNTTYGSASASGSFSILGNNLLSGVIITPPAGFEVSADGVNFQNTVTIGGSGTLTATPVYIRLAKTTFAGNYAGNIALNTSGAVNNLSMPNSIVTPAPIIVTADNKTRALHSENPLLTITYNGFVNNENESNLVKKPEVGTMATPASVAGEYAISFTGGAESPNYSFTYITGILTITPSGVIVFNTFTPNGDGMNDTWAIKYIEYYPNCTVNVFNRWGAKVFSSRGYGQQWDGRLSGNPVPTGTYYYVINLKDGSPPKSGWIAIAR